One part of the Rutidosis leptorrhynchoides isolate AG116_Rl617_1_P2 chromosome 1, CSIRO_AGI_Rlap_v1, whole genome shotgun sequence genome encodes these proteins:
- the LOC139840555 gene encoding uncharacterized protein, translated as MTGKKVKLGREPTRVDMFKECYKIGEGEAARVFEKMKDLTEKLGDGATDAPGLDDVFATVMGKAKNGTAEMYGLGVCANHLWGAGPSRLAVSKANAQLMSRNAQLEEENARLKAEKNNGLGAQNDGSRVHANGSGDHRLWVDKEVYVKNLTNFEKVAIGRLRSVDPNTVLNGIELGHGWCEVHVQVAIKKMKLCLGHMII; from the exons ATGACGGGGAAAAAA GTGAAGTTGGGAAGAGAGCCAACTAGGGTGGATATGTTTAAGGAATGTTACAAAATCGGTGAAGGTGAAGCTGCTCGTGTCTTT GAAAAAATGAAAGACCTAACCGAGAAACTCGGTGATGGTGCAACTGATGCACCTGGACTAGATGATGTTTTTGCCACGGTAATGGGTAAAGCTAAAAATGGTACTGCAGAAATGTACGGACTTGGTGTTTGCGCCAATCATTTGTGGGGTGCAGGACCTAGTCGATTAGCTGTTAGCAAAGCAAATGCTCAGCTGATGTCTAGAAATGCACAACTTGAAGAAGAAAATGCAAGGTTAAAAGCCGAGAAGAACAATGGTCTGGGTGCTCAGAATGATGGTTCGCGTGTTCATGCTAATGGTTCAGGTGATCACCGTTTATGG GTCGATAAGGAAGTTTATGTAAAAAACCTTACAAACTTCGAGAAGGTAGCAATAGGAAGGTTGAGGAGCGTTGATCCAAATACAGTTCTTAATGGAATAGAACTTGGACATGGTTGGTGTGAGGTCCATGTTCAGGTGGCCATTAAAAAGATGAAGCTTTGTTTAGGCCATATGATTATTTGA